The genomic window GCTGAGTTAAGCATCAACACAAACCCGGCTACAGTCAGCGACTTCCCTAAATGGTCATGTATATAAATGGTGTTAAGTGGCCAAAGAAATGAGGCCGCTGTAACATTAATAACCATTCCAATAATAAGTAACCACAAAGCACGTGGCATATACATCCTCCTACTCTTAAACAACAAACCTCACTGATTGTAAGCCAATTTTTTATAATTCGCAACAAAAAAATATGTGTCGACAATCATTGCCATATTTTTGTATAAATTCATGTACACTTTGTCATATTAAAAGAGTGAGAAATTTATCAGAGGAGGGATACATATGGAAATGCAAAGAGCAAAGCAAATCGTGGAAGCCGGGGAAATGGCTAACGTATATTATAATGACGAAGAGGTCTACATCCAACATATTGATGAACAAAATGAAATGGCAAGAATCTTCCCTTTGCAAAACAAAGACAACGAACAAGATGTTCCAGTACGTAATCTAACTGAGAAATAGAGTGAGGAGACTAGCTGTGAAAAAGAACATTTTAGTAGTCACCTGTGTGATAATATGTTTCCTACTTCCACTACATACTGCTTTTGCAGTAAACTACGGAGCAAAAGCTGCGCTTGCAGACGATAGTATTACACTAGAAGAGGCATTAACGTATGCCATTCAAGATGAGTATTTAGCTCAAGCACGTTATGACGTTATCATGGGGAAATTTCGTGTTCAACAACCATTTTCAAGAATAAAAACGGCCGAAGCTAAGCACATCGCTGCTTTAGAACGGTTATTTAAAATAAATGACCTATCAATACCTGAGAACAATGCTTCAAAATTTGTACAAGCTCCTGAAACACTTAAAGAAGCCTATGAGATGAGTATTCAAGCTGAGAAAGATAACATAGCTATGTATAAAAAGCTATCTGAAATAGATGGCTTACCAAGCAACGCTAAACAAGTTATGACAAATGTAAGTAACGCATCAAAAATACATCTTGCTACTTTTGAACGGGGTTTACAACGAATTCAATAAAATCTCACGATGGTCATCAAAGAATGGCAGAAATTAATAAGCATTAACTTACAAAAGACATCCCAGTTAACAATGCTGGGATGTCTTTTTTCATTAACTAATCTTGATGTTGCTTAGACTTCACAGGCTGAGAGCCTTTTTGTTCTAAATACTGCTTTTTAGCTTGTTTTACAGGATCAAACTCACTGGCAAATTCAATATCGTTGCTATTTACACCATTTTTTGTTTTTTGTTCAGGATTGTTTTGTTTAGAGCGTACTCTTACCATATATTATTCCTCCTAGTGCTTTTCTAAAATCATATCGTTTTGCAACTGTTGCAGCTGTAAACGCATGCGGTCTAATGTTTGACGTTGATCTGAATTGCTACTAAGAGCTAGTGCATTTAACTGCTGAACTTGCTGTTCCACCTGCTCTACTGCTGAATGGAATTCTTGGTCATTTCCATGCCCTTGTTTTTGTACACCTTGTAGCTGCTTTTTTGCAAAACGAATGGTATCTTCTGATTGCTGGAGGAATCCTTCCATTGCATCACGTGTTGTCATCGTTTTACCCTCCTTTTGAAGCTTAGCTTCAATAATAGTGTTTGCGAAGACATTAACTTTTTTTCATCAAAGATGTTACCAAATCTTTTTTAACAACAGTTAACACGGAAAAAAATAGATTTGTTCAAAATCGAGCATGATGATACAATGCTGTAATGGCAACCTCTAAAAAAAGGAGGAAGAAAAAATGACTACATTTAAATATGCTTTTGATCAAAAGCGATATCATACATGGAATTATCATTTAAGACAAACATTCGGAGAAAAAATATTTAAGGTCGCTTTAGATGGTGGGTTTGATTGCCCAAACAGAGATGGTACAGTGGCCCATGGTGGCTGTACATTTTGTAGTGCCGCTGGATCTGGAGATTTTGCAGGCAACCGTGCTGATGACTTACACACACAATTCAATGAAATAAAAGAGAAAATGCATCATAAATGGAAGGATGGAAAGTATATTGCATACTTTCAAGCGTACACCAACACGCACGCACCTGTTGAAGTTTTAAAAGAAAAATTTGAAACAGCTCTAGGCTTTGATGGTGTTATAGGTTTATCTATCGCAACAAGACCTGATTGCCTTCCTGATGATGTTGTTGAGTATTTAGCAGACCTAAATAAACGCACGTATCTTTGGGTTGAACTAGGCTTACAAACAATTCACCAGCAAACGGCCGACCTTGTAAACCGCGCTCATGATTTACAAACATATGTTGAAGGCGTTGAAAAGCTTCGTAAGCATAACATTCGTATTTGTTCTCATATTATTAATGGTTTACCAAATGAAACACGCGATATGATGATGGAAACCGCTGAATTCGTTTCAAAGCTCGATGTCCAAGGTATCAAAATTCATTCACTACACCTTCTTAAAGGGACACCTATGGTCAAGCAATATGAAAAAGGGCTTGTTGAGTTTATGTCTATGGAGGAATATGTTAATTTAACGTGCGATCAATTAGAAATCATGCCTCCAGAAATGATTGTACACCGCGTGATGGGTGATGGGCCTATTGATTTAATGGTAGGACCGATGTGGAGCGTAAACAAGTGGGAGGTTTTAAACTCCATTGACCATGAACTGAAACGACGTGATAGCCATCAAGGGCAAAGATATAGTAACAAAGGTGTGACTGTACATGAAGCTTAAAAAGATACTCCCTTTTGCACATTCCCTTCTTCGAGAAGCAGTTGCTGAAGGAGACACCGTTATTGACGCCACAGTCGGTAATGGACATGATACAGTTGTCCTTGCGGAATTAGTTGGCGATAGAGGGCATGTATTCGGCTTTGATATCCAGGAGCAAGCCATTGTCAATACAACTGAGAAATTAAAGCAAGCAAACTTACTGAATCGTGTTACATTGATTGAAGCAAGTCATGGTGATTTAGCTACGCACATGCCTAATACAAAACAAGTAACGGCAGCCATATTTAATTTAGGATATTTACCAGGTGGAGACAAGTCCATTGTCACGAAACCAAACTCTACCATTAACGCAATAGAACAACTTTTAGCATTTTTGGTACCTGAAGGTATCATTGTTCTTGTTGTATATCACGGGCATGAAGAAGGTGCAAAAGAACGTGATGCACTACTGGATTTTGTAAAAGACATAGATCAACAAAAGGCGAGCGTGTTATGTTATCAGTTTTTAAATCAAAAAAACAACGCTCCCTTCATTATTGCTATCGAAAAAAAATAAACCAGTTTGCCTTATTGGGCAAGCTGGTTTTTCACTTTATTTTCAAGAGGCTCCTTTCGTCTTTGAAGAGTTCTGTACACTTTTCCATTCCAATAAAAGAACTTTGAAGAAAGCCCCCCCGCTTTCATTAATCTTACCGCAATGCTATGTATTTCTATTTGCTTTGATATTTTTTCATCTGATAGATAGAGACCTATAAGTCCTAATACAATAAGCCGATGAAATGACGCGTTAGGCAATTGCGTTGCTTTATGTTCAGCTGATTGCATGAAATGAAGCAACCTACTAAACATGGCTTCCTCATCTTCATAATAAAAGCAAAAATTCAAATCGCCTCCTTGCTTGTCCTCTTGTTGGTCAATAAAATAATCCAATAAAATATGAAGACCCTGTATATAGGGAAACTACCCATCTCGAATAGATTGAGATATCCCTTCATCAATCGACCCTTCTAACGCATATGCCACTAAGCAAAATATACCTAGCGTAGAACCTGAACACGCAGAGAATTCATACCACGACATAGGAGGAAGGTTCTCTTTATATGTATCAAACCATTCCTGTAACCGGTGTTCTCTTTCATCAACTATAACGTGTTTATGGATTTGTAAATCACAATAATATGTAGCTAACTCCTGCAAATACGGTGCAATAGTTTCAAAATTACTAATTGATTTTAATACTGTTTGACATGTTTCTACTAATGCTAGTAAGTAACCACCATCATCCTTGTCCTCACGATATAAATAATATTGTTGTGATGGCTGTTTTAGAGTGACCACTTCAAGCATGGACTGATGAAGAGCGGAGAAATCTTCAGGGTCTTGTGATGTGCTTCGATCACATAAATTATCTAGATAATCGCTTATAGTTTGATAAGCAACAATAAACCGAATACATGCCTCTAAATTGGGACCCGCTAATAAGGAAAGAATAGCTCCCCCTTCACAATGAAATGTCTTTGATCCAATGCTAGCTAAAGCTTGTTGTCTTAGCTCTGCATTAGGAATAAGTTCTGCTTTTTCTTTCCAAAACATCAGTTCCTTGTGAACGATAGGAAAAACCTTTTTATATACAATAGGCATTAATGTTATTGGATTAGTAGGTATCTTTTTCATATTAGTCCTCCTTTACAACATGACGTGACTTAACAATCAATTCAAAGAATGAATAGGCGTACTGAAAAACAGCCTCTCTCTCTGGCTCGTTAAAAATTTCATGATATAGCTGAGGCCATTCCTTGTAAGTCTTTTCCATTACATTAAGCTGATTAATCCATTTTTTACAAGCTTCTTTATCGACAATTTTATCGTCTCCCCCTTGCATAAGCATAATGGGAATATGTTCAACCTCTAGACCTTTTGAAAAAGCTTGCTTTATAGCTTGACGAAGCTCCTCATACCATCGAACAGACATTTTCGTTACGTATAATGTATCATTTACATCTAATTCTTTTACCTCTTGATTTCGTGTTGCCAAGTCAATGGTTAAATGGGAATCGATAAGAAAATCAGGCTCAACGATATTTAATCCTTTTGCAACTATTTCAAGCCAAGTAGGAGGGTATTGCACTAAACCTAGACAAGGACTCGATAAAATAACACCCGCTATATCTATACTATTTTTCCGCTCCTGTAAATAACGTATACTTATGAGACCACCCATGCTATGACCAATTAGAAATATAGGCAAGTTAAACGAAGTAGCTTCCTTAACCCAATTAGACACCTCTAAAATGTATTCATCAAACGAATCAATGTGACCTCGTTTTGAACGTCTTGATAAGCCTTGGCCAGGTAAATCACCCATAATGACATGATACCCGCTAGAGCGCCACATCTCAATAAGCCATTTATATCGTCCGTGATGCTCAGCCGCCCCATGAACAATGACAACAACTCCTTTGGGCTGACTAGCTTTCCATTTCCACATATATGTTCATCCTTTCTCGCTTTTTTGGTACACTAACCTTATACATACTTTTTCATTATGGAGGGAATTAAATGCCTGTCTACCCGTATAAGGACAAATGCCCAAAAATCGCTGAATCTGCATATATTGCTGACTATGTAACAATTACAGGCGATGTAACCATCGGTGAACTATCTAGTATTTGGTTTAACACGGTAATTCGAGGTGATGTTGCACCTACTATTATTGGTCACAGTGTTAATATACAAGATAACTCTGTTCTTCATCAAAGTCCAAATAATCCTTTGATTATTGAAGATGAAGTAACCGTTGGGCACCAGGTTATACTACACAGTGCGATTATTCGAAAACATGCTTTAATCGGCATGGGATCTATTATTCTTGATAGAGCAGAAATTGGAGAAGGAGCCTATATAGGTGCTGGTAGTCTTGTGCCACAAGGAAAGATCATCCCTCCTAACACGCTCGCTTTTGGCCGTCCTGCCAAAGTTATTCGCGAGTTAACAGATAAAGATATTCAAGACATGAAACGTATTAGGAAAGAATACGTTGAGAAAGGACAACTTTATAAAGGGCTACAAACTTAATTAGTATGTAGCTTTTTTTTGTGTATTCAATACATTTATGTAAATTTTTCAAAATATAAAATTAACATAGTTTTATCATTTCCTAAATATATACATTGTAAAATTAGTTTAAGTATGAAAGCAAAAGGGGTTATAAAATGGTAACTAAGATGGTTGGATTTTTGTATAGCTTTGAATGTAGACTTTTTAGAAGTTTAAATCAACATTTCGATAAAAAGCTATTAAATTTCTACTTTCGTCATATTACACACGTAGGTGGCGCATTATTTACTATTTCTTCTTTATTAATTTTACTAACCATCGCCACTACTCAGTCATTTCGTACTATTTGTATAGCATCAGCCTTAGCATTGGCAATTAGTCATATACCTGTTGCAATTGTTAAAAAGGTGTACCCGCGAAAAAGGCCCTATCTTGCGTTACAGGAAATTAGAGTTGGCGCAAATCCACTAGAAGACCACTCTTTTCCATCTGGTCATACAACTGCAATTTTTTCTGTTGTCACACCATTTATTTTATCTTTACCAATCCTTGCCGTTATTCTAGTTCCTCTAGCTATTAGCGTCGCTCTATCAAGAGTATATTTAGGTTTACATTATCCTTCAGACGTCCTTGTTGGTTTTTTCCTTGGATCGACAACAGGCGTTACGATGTTTTCTTTCCTTCATCATTTGGTTTAATAAAACTTGGGTAGGAGGATTAAGATGAAAATTGCCATATTTACAGACACATTTTCACCTGATGTTAACGGAGTTGCTCGCACATTAAAACGTTTCACAGACTACCTGCAATCACAAAACATCGAGTTTAGAGTTTTTGCTCCTGATAGCAATAGCGACCGTGACATTTTTTCTACCCATATTCGTAGATTTGCAAGTCTGCCATTCTTTTTATATCCTGAATGTCGTGTAGCATTGCCAAATATGCTTTCTATTAAAACAGAGCTACAAGCATTCCAGCCTGACATTATCCACATAGCGACACCTTTTAATATTGGACTTTGTGGTCTTCATTATGCAAAGAAGTTTAACATCCCTGTAGTCGGATCCTATCATACGGACTTCGACCATTACTTAGAATATTATGATTTGCAATTTTTATCAAAACTACTTTGGAGATATATGCATTGGTTTCATGAGCCGTTACGAAAAATTTTCGTACCGTCAATTGATACGTTAGAGCACTTAAAAAGACATGGTTTCACAAATCTTAGTGTTTGGTCTCGTGGCGTAGATTTCACATTATTTCACCCAAATTATGATAAAACAATAGTCAGAGAGAAATTTAATATAAGTGAAAAATATATCCTAACATACGTAGGACGCCTTGCTCCTGAAAAAGATGTTCAGTTGCTGCCAACATTAGCCCGTTCGATACCTGATTATTTAAGGAACGAGGTTCATTGGTTAATTGTTGGTGATGGCCCATCCAAAGAAGAGATAATGAAAGATGCACCAATTAATATGACTTTTGCTGGATACCAAAGTGGAAAGGGATTAGCCGCGTCATACGCAGCTTCTGATTTATTTGTCTTTCCTTCAACAACAGAGACATTTGGAAATGTTGTGCTTGAGGCTTTAGCTTGCGGTACTCCAGCTATTTGTGCGAACGCTGGTGGAGTGAAAAACATCGTTCAACACGGAAAAACTGGCATGCTATGCACCCCTAAAGATATTAATGATTTTCAATCTGCGATTACACATTTGCTTAGAGAAAACGAGTTACGTACTAAAATGGGGACAGCCGCAAATGCATATGCTCGAACACAATCTTGGGAAAAAATTTTTGATCAACTATTGTTTGAATATGAAAAAGCTATCGATCCATCAACAGCAATTCAATACGCATAATCTAGAGCTTAATTAAGAAAAAATGATAGTTTGTTAAAAACTTCACAAACTTCTCACGAATTATATGGTGCTCAATTGGCAAGAGGGGGACAACAAGTCATATAATAGACGGGAGGGTTTTTATTTTGAAATTAAAAGAGGCATTACCTCATGCATATTGGATAGGCGGATCTCCTTTTTCAGTCATAAAGAAGTCTCATCAGTGGACGCACTTTGCACCTTGTGTCTCGATATACCGTCGCTCTTGCAAGACGTTCGTTTGCCTCTCTCAAATCCTCACCCCACGTAGAGCATACTCTAGTATGTTCAGCCACTCGTATTTCGCTCTAATAAA from Bacillus sp. HMF5848 includes these protein-coding regions:
- a CDS encoding alpha/beta hydrolase, with the protein product MWKWKASQPKGVVVIVHGAAEHHGRYKWLIEMWRSSGYHVIMGDLPGQGLSRRSKRGHIDSFDEYILEVSNWVKEATSFNLPIFLIGHSMGGLISIRYLQERKNSIDIAGVILSSPCLGLVQYPPTWLEIVAKGLNIVEPDFLIDSHLTIDLATRNQEVKELDVNDTLYVTKMSVRWYEELRQAIKQAFSKGLEVEHIPIMLMQGGDDKIVDKEACKKWINQLNVMEKTYKEWPQLYHEIFNEPEREAVFQYAYSFFELIVKSRHVVKED
- a CDS encoding class I SAM-dependent methyltransferase; translation: MKLKKILPFAHSLLREAVAEGDTVIDATVGNGHDTVVLAELVGDRGHVFGFDIQEQAIVNTTEKLKQANLLNRVTLIEASHGDLATHMPNTKQVTAAIFNLGYLPGGDKSIVTKPNSTINAIEQLLAFLVPEGIIVLVVYHGHEEGAKERDALLDFVKDIDQQKASVLCYQFLNQKNNAPFIIAIEKK
- a CDS encoding H-type small acid-soluble spore protein: MEMQRAKQIVEAGEMANVYYNDEEVYIQHIDEQNEMARIFPLQNKDNEQDVPVRNLTEK
- a CDS encoding phosphatase PAP2 family protein, producing MVTKMVGFLYSFECRLFRSLNQHFDKKLLNFYFRHITHVGGALFTISSLLILLTIATTQSFRTICIASALALAISHIPVAIVKKVYPRKRPYLALQEIRVGANPLEDHSFPSGHTTAIFSVVTPFILSLPILAVILVPLAISVALSRVYLGLHYPSDVLVGFFLGSTTGVTMFSFLHHLV
- a CDS encoding TIGR01212 family radical SAM protein (This family includes YhcC from E. coli K-12, an uncharacterized radical SAM protein.) gives rise to the protein MTTFKYAFDQKRYHTWNYHLRQTFGEKIFKVALDGGFDCPNRDGTVAHGGCTFCSAAGSGDFAGNRADDLHTQFNEIKEKMHHKWKDGKYIAYFQAYTNTHAPVEVLKEKFETALGFDGVIGLSIATRPDCLPDDVVEYLADLNKRTYLWVELGLQTIHQQTADLVNRAHDLQTYVEGVEKLRKHNIRICSHIINGLPNETRDMMMETAEFVSKLDVQGIKIHSLHLLKGTPMVKQYEKGLVEFMSMEEYVNLTCDQLEIMPPEMIVHRVMGDGPIDLMVGPMWSVNKWEVLNSIDHELKRRDSHQGQRYSNKGVTVHEA
- a CDS encoding gamma carbonic anhydrase family protein; protein product: MPVYPYKDKCPKIAESAYIADYVTITGDVTIGELSSIWFNTVIRGDVAPTIIGHSVNIQDNSVLHQSPNNPLIIEDEVTVGHQVILHSAIIRKHALIGMGSIILDRAEIGEGAYIGAGSLVPQGKIIPPNTLAFGRPAKVIRELTDKDIQDMKRIRKEYVEKGQLYKGLQT
- a CDS encoding glycogen biosynthesis protein GlgD, encoding MVRVRSKQNNPEQKTKNGVNSNDIEFASEFDPVKQAKKQYLEQKGSQPVKSKQHQD
- a CDS encoding ferritin family protein; translated protein: MKKNILVVTCVIICFLLPLHTAFAVNYGAKAALADDSITLEEALTYAIQDEYLAQARYDVIMGKFRVQQPFSRIKTAEAKHIAALERLFKINDLSIPENNASKFVQAPETLKEAYEMSIQAEKDNIAMYKKLSEIDGLPSNAKQVMTNVSNASKIHLATFERGLQRIQ
- a CDS encoding glycosyltransferase family 1 protein codes for the protein MKIAIFTDTFSPDVNGVARTLKRFTDYLQSQNIEFRVFAPDSNSDRDIFSTHIRRFASLPFFLYPECRVALPNMLSIKTELQAFQPDIIHIATPFNIGLCGLHYAKKFNIPVVGSYHTDFDHYLEYYDLQFLSKLLWRYMHWFHEPLRKIFVPSIDTLEHLKRHGFTNLSVWSRGVDFTLFHPNYDKTIVREKFNISEKYILTYVGRLAPEKDVQLLPTLARSIPDYLRNEVHWLIVGDGPSKEEIMKDAPINMTFAGYQSGKGLAASYAASDLFVFPSTTETFGNVVLEALACGTPAICANAGGVKNIVQHGKTGMLCTPKDINDFQSAITHLLRENELRTKMGTAANAYARTQSWEKIFDQLLFEYEKAIDPSTAIQYA
- a CDS encoding DUF2524 family protein, yielding MTTRDAMEGFLQQSEDTIRFAKKQLQGVQKQGHGNDQEFHSAVEQVEQQVQQLNALALSSNSDQRQTLDRMRLQLQQLQNDMILEKH